The Triticum aestivum cultivar Chinese Spring chromosome 5A, IWGSC CS RefSeq v2.1, whole genome shotgun sequence genomic sequence CAAGAGGCACAATGGCAGGTCGTCAGGCTTCAAGGTGCGCCAGCTGGGTAAAGTATTACGGAGGGCATGGGAAGAGGATGGTTTCCCCAGTGAGTTCTGTAAAGATGAGATTGAAGATTCCTGCGATCAGAGTGATTCAGTGATACTAGAGAAGGGTCAAGTTGCACATGTTATTTCACGCAAACTCGATCTTAATGAAACCTCAGTCCCAGATTTAAACGCTGAGGTAGTCATGCCAACAGAGTGCCTCCGAAATGAGAACGCGTATAGTTCAGGAAAGAATGATTTGAGGAAGTCCAATGGCTGTGGTGATTTCGCGACCTGCACCGAGGGGCATGTCGGCGAGGCACCTGCAATGGAATCCCGATCACAAAGTCGAAAGCAGACATCAGACTTGGAGCAGGAAACCTGTGCGGAGGATGGCAATTTGGTCATCGGTTCACAGAGGCACTTCTCCCGTAGGTTAGGTGAGCTAGATAATAACTATGAGTACTGTGTGAAGACTATTCGATGGTTGGAATGTTGTGGCCACATCGAGAAAGAATTTAGGATGAGATTTCTAACCTGGTTTAGCCTGAGATCGACGGAGCAGGAGCGGAGGGTTGTCTTGACCTTTATCCGCACCCTCGTTGACGAGCCAGGTAGTTTGGCAGGGCAGCTCCTGGATTCATTTGAAGAAATTGTTGCCAGTAAAAGGCCAAGGACTGGTTTCTGCACTAAGCTATGGCACTAATCCGGATAGGCAAACACTAAACAACACCAGTATACTAGTATCCAATATTCTTTGAAAGGGGAAACATGACACTGGTTTGTGTACTAAGCTATGCCATTAATCGATATTATTTCTTAATAATACTCTTATGAGGGGAAAGTAACTGGGATATCACAGTTTTTCCACTTCGTTGTAATATCACTTCTAACTGCTGATAAATGTACGTGTGGTTAGTTTTATTGCTGTACTCTGAACTCTACCATGATAATTGATTGATGCCTGTAACTCTGTGTTTACCGGAAAAGTAATATCAGGGAACTATTACAGATGACGAGTTCTACACCTCcactacaacaaaaatgtgttctTTGTTTaggaatatactccctccgttcctaaatataagtccttgtagagattccactatagactacaCACAGAACAAAATAAGTGAACCTATACTCTAGAAGGCAACGTGTATACATCCGAATGTAGtctttatagtggaatctctaaaaggacttatatttaggaacggagggagtatattgaatTTTTTCACTGTGATTTCAAACTAAGCAACGTGTTTCGCTGGTGAGAGTGGGATGAAGTTGAACATGAAAGTAACTGCTACTGAAGCCATCTCACTGCTAAATTCTGGCGTCTCCTTAGCACCATATTTTGGCAGACACCACCATGAAGAATTAGAAATTAAGTCACATATGAAAAAATAAAAGAAGATTTTTTGTACAGATAGAGTAACATCGAGTGCACACTAATGCAGTCATTTCCATACAACACTGTTGACCATACAGCAGTGAATCCTGGTGGTGTCCTACGGCAGGACAGATATGAATGACCCACATGGACATATCCAAGCACCAGCAGAGTTAAGTTCAGACACTACAAGCAATACATTTCAACCAGATGTTGACAAACTCAATCCACCAGAGAGTAAAAACCACAAGATCTACCTGCCCAAGAACACAAGACTCTATCATTTCAATAACTCtgcacattcttcttcttcttcttcttctatgtcCTCCAATGCCTTGGTTTCAGATTTCAGCTCAGGTTGATCGTCCTCCATTTCCACAATCTCGGAGCTTACTTCGTGCTGTTTGCTTGTGCTTCCCTCTGGTCTGTCATCTTCGAGTTGGCTTTCCAGCCGATCCAAGAACACCTCTTCGGCTTCAGTGAGGGGATGGTCGCCTTCCTGTTCACTGTCGAAACAGGTGTTGTACCTCACCAAATAATCCACCTGCCCCCCGGACTTGCTGATCTGGCTGTGCATATCGCTCAGCTCACAGCTTCTGTCCATCATCTCCCGCTCACTGCCATAGTATTCGGCATCAGAATGCCGACCGGAAGATGCTGGAGATGAGTATGGAGTGTAATCTCCAGGAGCTACATCATCACGCTCTCGAAGCGTCCTCAAGATCAATGTTTTGAGAAAGTTCATGACTTGCACAGCATGCATCAGGGCTGTCAAAGGATCTGACATCTAGAATTGAATAAAAAGTTTAAAGATTAGCACAGTAATTGGCAACTTGCCAGTTGGTTTTTTCTTTTTCCGGAGGTCAGGTAAGTACAGACATGTGCTATCCTGCAAGAAGACTAATGTAGTGATTACCTGAGTCATGTTGGGGGCAAACACCATGGCTATGTTTCTAGCATTCATCTTGTTTAGCTCCTCCTCCTCCACAACATCAGCCATTAGCTCAACAGCCCAATTGAGGAGTGCAGCTGGAGTGGGGCGCAGTAGCGTCACAAGCTCTAGGAATTCCTCTTCAGAATTGCATTGCAGAACCTGCTCCGGGGAGAGGCTATCCAGCACACCTTCAGGAAGTTCCCTGAACCATGCCTGACCAATACATACAAGTTGTAGTTATGTCGTCTTGTAAAACCAACAGTCCTTGTTTAACATTTGATTGTAGACTTATGATTACAGTCTATCGATCGTGTGAACACACTGTCCTTATTGTGTCATCATATGTTGATACGAGTGAAGGACAAATGTACCTTAATGAGGCTTGCCAAGCAGTGAACATCAATGTCCTCAGGAACAACTCCTTTGTTCAGTTGATCCCTCACATGCTCTTCTTGGTCATTCTCCGGGTTTATGCGAAAGATCCCTTCAGCCTGAAGATACAAAACCTCGGATGAGCAAATTCATGCTGATTCAGACCTGCTGGTATGGAGCAACTAATGACTAATGATGTCTGACCTTTAGCCCGCCCTGACCATACAACCTCTCCTGCATAAGCAGCAGTATCGTGGGGACCGAGTTTCCCTTGCCATCGTAGGTGCATTGCATTGATTCGGCCGAGACACCGAACACACTCGCACTGGGAAAAAATTGTAAGCATCTTTAGTCACGCCTTGTCTAGTGAATTGTGTTCAAATATAGAATCTTGGACAAAttcatatctgaatatcagttttCCTGttcaagttaattccatgtgcacacGGAATCTTGGACAAAGTCACCATTAAATACCATTTTGTAGTCATgcagttaattccatgtgcatatTAAATATCAGTTTTAGAGGTCCTGTTAACTCCATGTGCATATTGAATCCTGAAGGGCAAATTTATGACAACAAACATTCTGAAATAAAAGAAGCATAGTTGGCTAAAATTCTAAAATTCCTTATACGGCATTTTCAGAAAAGATGTTCTATCATCCCACTGAACCAAAACACATTCTACATCAGTTAAAGTCTTGGTTTTATAAAGGAAGCCATTAAAGGCACCCGCCGTTACTGGGACTTCTGAATTAATACGAATGGAAACTCCTGCCGTATTTCCAGATCTATCTACCTATCAGGAAGTACAGTTACTTGAACAGGTGAAGAAATTTTAAcaaaaatgacagcaattctcaGACCCCCGCATCAAGCAACCAGCACGAGTTGCTCAAGACCGAGTTCCAAGTCAGCAACCTCCGTAGATTTTTCTCTACTTCACACAAAATGTTCAACCTTAATTTGGGACAGTTTGCAGAACCTGAAGATATATATCTTGTCGAACATGGAAGGAAGCTAGGAAGGTTGATGAGATCTCATGGATGGAAGGAAGGGTACCTGGCGCTGGGGACGCGGGGAGGCATCTCCACCTCGAACTCGACGGGGAGGCCGAGGAAGCCGTGGAAGCGGTCGAAGGTGACGTGCGCGACGTGGCGGACGTCGGTCGGCCAGCCGATCTCCATCTCCGCCAGCTCGGGGGCGGCCGCGTCCTCGTCGTCCTCTCCCCAGCggcagccgccaccgccgccggcgacGCGGTCCGGCCCCCGCTCCACCCGGCACGCCACGACCGACCTCCGCACGGCCGCGAGCAGCAGCGCCAGCACCGACAGCTGCTGCCTCTcccgctcctccgcctcctccccgccgccgccgcccctcttcTTCCCCACGCTTCCGCCCTTGCACCCCGTCGAGACCACCACCACCCCCGTCATCCTGGGTTTCTTCCACCACCCCTCCTCACACAGCGGCCGAGCTCGCGCGCATGGGCGTCGTCGCCTCGCGGCTTTCTCCCCTCCAACTAAAATCTTGGACTCGCCGCCTCCCCCTCTTGTACTCCCTTTCAAAATTGCAGCTCCGAACACATAGATCGAAGCtcaagcctctctctctctccccctctcagcTTCTTGGAAGTTGGAACAGCACAAAATCCccttctctctctgtttctctgcGGTGGTGAGGTGGTGAGCTCAGAGAAGCATTAATGAGGGGGGAAGGAGGAGTGTGGAGGAGCCAAGTGCAAATAGTTTTGAACGCAGAGGGGCCAAGGTGCAAAAGCGTATCAGAAGGATTCAAACTCTGACCCGACCGGCCGCTGGAACTGAAAAGCGGCTCCCCTGCCCCTGGTGTGATGTCCTTTGCCATTTTCCACGTCACATTTAGTAAAACGGAAGAAAAATCTTTTGCTTCAAAAGCACACAACCCACCTGGTGTTTGCTGCTTCGTCAACGCTCGTACGGAGGCTGGAATTGATGTTACTCCATCATCATCCTTATCTAGTAGTACATCATTAGTGTTACTTGAATTCTCCGGTGGGCGGTGGTGGTGATCCTTGTTTGTTGTTGTCTAGTTGAAGCTATAGGGCAAGCGCCCAGCTATAGTTGCTTTCGAGCTACGTACATATATTTGTGTTCATCTTTTTAGCTGAGTAGAAATCATGAAATGTGTACGGGCACCTATTGATGGTACTAAAAACCGTCAACAAGGTGGAGCGTGTGATCGAAAGTATCAAAAGGGATCGCATACGGAAAATTTATCTAGGTCTGAGTCCTGAGGTTAAGGTAACACCGTTCTAGTTTTGCTTTAATTGATTGTGGGAAAAACACCGCGCGTGAGGGGGTTATAATATGCGTGGATATGTGCTCCCGATACAAATGAAGTTGACCTACCCATTAGCCTCGCCTTATAAAGGGGGAACGAGGCCTAGGGTCACACGACATATAAACCGACTTAGAGTCTTAGCCTGGAGGGGGCCCTTGACTTGTACGCCACTGTACGGTTCTTCCGGAAGGATGGTTCACTGCTCGGCCTGAGGCCCTTGAGACACCCAGACTTATTGGGCCTTGAGACCGACCCATTGTCTGGCTTGCACAACGAGGAGCCACCCTGGTGGTGTACACAGTCAGTAGCCCTCGAGCTCGTCCGGAGTTCTCGCCTAGTGGGAGGTTCGCTTTGAGTGGCCGTGATGAAATCTTGACGAGCTCCCTCTTTGATCTTGGACCCTTGGTCATATCGCTTGTTAGTTTCTATTGCAGTCCATTGAATAGTCCGGCCTCGGCTGCTCTAGTTTTAACCAAGCCGAATGTTGGTAAGGGTTCCAATGCTTCGGGCATCCTAGCATATCGGGCCAGGCCAGGGTCTTGCCCTAGTTGGGCGTCGGCCCCGAAGCAGGTCTAGTGCCACGAAAGGTCTTGTGACTGCCATCATTGTGCCTCGCTTCCCGTGTCCGGGAGTCACAACAGCCAAATCTTATGTGATGTTTGCATCATGAGCCGTCGTTTGGCATCCCGCGTCGTACTCATAAGAAAGGAGGAAAGGGACAATTTTCTTGAGTACGCCATTTTCCCCCTTCTATTTCCTCTTCATGCTCCTCCTTCGCCATTTGACAGTGGTGAAGGTGTATAGATCCACcctgtgatgtagggtagaaccctaggtggCCTTCTTTCACAACTTGGAGAGGGACTAAGAGGAACACACATATCACAAGGGGGGACACTCAAagacaagtccaatcacacatccactagatgggcaacacatgagatccacaagcataCACAAGCAATCCAAGGCAAATAACAACAAGAGTAAGGTTCATCTCAAATCCAAGAGGAGGTGAGGGCTTGGCAATCCTATGATGGTGATTCTTCTCcacaagaggaggtcttgatgatccacTAGGGATTCTTCTCCAAAGGAGGCCCTGATCTCTAAAGGAGAGGAGTAGATATGAGGAAAGCTCT encodes the following:
- the LOC123102650 gene encoding rho GTPase-activating protein 2: MTGVVVVSTGCKGGSVGKKRGGGGGEEAEERERQQLSVLALLLAAVRRSVVACRVERGPDRVAGGGGGCRWGEDDEDAAAPELAEMEIGWPTDVRHVAHVTFDRFHGFLGLPVEFEVEMPPRVPSASASVFGVSAESMQCTYDGKGNSVPTILLLMQERLYGQGGLKAEGIFRINPENDQEEHVRDQLNKGVVPEDIDVHCLASLIKAWFRELPEGVLDSLSPEQVLQCNSEEEFLELVTLLRPTPAALLNWAVELMADVVEEEELNKMNARNIAMVFAPNMTQMSDPLTALMHAVQVMNFLKTLILRTLRERDDVAPGDYTPYSSPASSGRHSDAEYYGSEREMMDRSCELSDMHSQISKSGGQVDYLVRYNTCFDSEQEGDHPLTEAEEVFLDRLESQLEDDRPEGSTSKQHEVSSEIVEMEDDQPELKSETKALEDIEEEEEEECAELLK